Part of the Falco naumanni isolate bFalNau1 chromosome 3, bFalNau1.pat, whole genome shotgun sequence genome is shown below.
ggtgggggcagcagggcagggtgctggccCCACCGCCCTCCCCATGGGGCCCGGGGGACACCGTCCCCCTGCCGCAGCCTGGTAAGGACCCCGTGGTGCCAGCGTCAGCGGCGCATGGCAGGACCGGCGGCCACGACATCAGCCGGGTGGCTGCGCTGGCATGGGTGGGATTTGGCCCAGCCGCGCACACCGGGGGGGCTGCGAGGTGGGAGCAGCTGCGCTGCCCTGCGCTTTGGGAATGGCCCCGCGTGGGGCACGGGCAGCCGCGGCGGTTAGGAGGGATCAGCTCTCCAGGGTTTAGGGGCTTTCCCAGGGGGTGAGAGCACCCAGGCTCTatccctgcagctctggggtgctgtggggagggcaggggagccGTGCCAGCATGTGCACCATCCTTGGGCCCGGGCACACGTGCTGGGTTTGGGCAACGCATGCACGCTGCGCTCGGGCTGGCATGTGCCATGTGGCAGGTGCAGGGCTCAGCTCTACGTCCCGACTGCGGGACCCCGGCCACCGCATCCTCCCACACTTGCCTCCTGCTCCAGGTGCCGCAGGACGAGTGGAGCGGATACCCAGCGGTGGGCAAGGACGGGGAGATCCCCTGCCGGCGGATGCGCAGTGGCAGCTACATCAAGGCCATGGGTGATGAGGACAGCGCCGACTCGGACGCCAGCGCCAAAGTATCGCCCAGGGCAGCCACGCGGCGAGACAGCTACCGCCGCTCCTCCAGCGCCGACCAGGCCAGGACCAAGTAAGGGCTGTCGCATCCCGGCCCCATCTCAGCGTCgcgggcagcagcggggccaggggctggggctccctGGGAGGACGAGTGGCATCATCCTTGCTCACGGCCGCGCTCCCCGATGCAgtggtgctgagctctgccccTGCGCTGTAGCTACCCTTGGTGGGTGCCAGGGGGGACATGGCTGCGCTGGGCTTCGGAGCGGGAcccgctgctgcagccacaTGCAGGTGTTGGGGAGAAGAGGCATGCTCAAAAGGAGATGACTGGGACGTGGCCCAGTCTGCTGGGTGACAGGCTGGCTCCTcgtccccagccctgctgcacagccCGGGCACGTACCCCTCTGGTGGCTCCGCACCACTGGAGGTTGGCTCCGTACCCCCAGGACAGTGTTTTGGGGCAGTTAGGAGTGGGGACAGCAGTGGTGGCCGGCGGGAGCATCGCTGCGGCTGCGTTTCCAAATGCTTTGCTTGAATGTGTTGCTTTTGGTGCGATCCCTTCTATTCCCACTGTCTCTCATTAGGTTTGCAAGTAGGCACTATTCTGATTCATATATCTGTAActgtcccagctgctgcacGCCACCGCGAATGCTCCCGCGGGGACAGGGCTACGGGCGCTCCTTCACCACCGGCCAGGTAGGGTCGCATGACACAGGTGCCGTGGGCAGGttggggcaggagggggtggCAGATGTTCCTCTGAGCATCTCCCGCCCCGCTTGGCCTTGGCTCGCCACCCTCAGCCTCACCCGCCGCTCTCCCCAGATCAACGATGAGCTCAACCACCAGTTCGAGGCCGTCTGCGAGTCGGTTTTCGGCGAGGTGGAGTCGCAGGCGGTGGAGGCGCTGGACCTGCCCGGCTGCTTCCGCATGCGGAGCCACAGCTACCTGCGGGCCATCCAGGCGGGCTGCTCCCAGGACGATGACTGCCTCTCACTCTTCTCCATGtccgcccccgccgggccgcccatcaccagcagcatcctgaaGCCCAGCACTTGTGAGTCCCTGGGGGTAGCAGGGGCTGGGCCACATGAGGGACCCCTGcatctccctgcctgctcaTCTGGGCATCTGCCaagggctgctgctgtccccactCCTGCCCCTGGCCCCgtgcagcccctggcacagggTGTGAGCATCCCACTCGGGGCACGAGCACCCTGcatgcagctcagccccagcacagggcatAATAATCTCACTCAGGGCACGACCATCCATCCCCCTTGCGGCTCGGCCCCGACGCAGGGCGTGAGCATCCCGCTCGTGGCTCATCCCTGGCACAGGACAGGAATATCCTGCTCATGACTCAGTCCCGGTCAAGGGGCTGATCTATGCCCCCAGCACTGATCTGCtgttccctctttccctctgcttctgtTCCCATCTCTGCCCCTTGCcgggtgctgcagcagcatggccagTGTGGGTCTGGGGTGGTTTCCAATCCCCTTTGGGGAATAAACTGGCCGAACAGCCCCTCTGAGTGCCAGCCCAGATCTCGGCCAGCTGAGGTGCAAATGCTGCAGGGTGACAAGCCCTGTGCTGTGGGAGGAGGTGGGCACCATTCACCTGGGACCCCTGTTCGTGGCGGGAAATGAGCAAGTGTCTGTGTTTTCACGTGCCTTTTCATCCTGCGCCTCTCCCACAACAGCCTTCAGTTACAGAAAAGCTCCACCTCCCATCCCTCCAGGAACCAAAGCCAAACCCCTCATCTCCGTCACGGCGCAGAGCAGCACCGAGTCCACCCACGAGAGCTACTTGCCCAGCGAGGTCACTCGCAGCTCCGCCTGGTCCAAAGATGCTGCGACCCGCTGCAACTCGGCTGAGAGCCTGGAGAGCTCCAAGGTGACATCTGTGGCCCTTGACCTGCCTCCAGTCCAGCCCCGCACTGCTCCCAAGCCCTCCACACTCATCATCAAGGCCATTCCCGGCCGGGAGGAGCTGAGGAGCTTGGCTCGGCAGCGCAAGTGGCGTCCCTCCATCGGCGTCCAGGTGGGCTTCGCTCCTCCCTGCGGGCTCCAAGCTGGTTCTGAGCCCGCCCGAGTGGCGTGGGTGATGCTGAGCCACCGCGCTGCATCTCAGGGTCACCCTCCAGCGCTCTCCCTCTACCCCTCGGCAGGTCGAGGCCATCTCCGACTCGGATACGGAGAGCCGGAGCCAGAGGGAGTTCCACTCCATTGGGGTGCAGGTGGAGGAGGACAAAAGGTACCACACCACCACACCACGCTTACTGCACCGAGGAACTGGGACACCCCGAGCTCCACGTGCCAccactgccctgcagcatcttttccctctctcctctggTTGAGaccccagggctcagcactgtcCCCATCCTGGGCCAGCTGCCCCCACCTGGGGCAGGATTTGCCCTTCTCTTGGCCCTGACACCTCGCTGCTGctagctgcctgcctggggaagggggtcccctgctcccaccctctGCTGGTGTCTCTGCTGGGGCTCAGCCGTGAGCCTTGGGCCCAGCCCAGGTGCAGATGAAACCTTTGGGCTTTTCTGCAGCTAAACGTAAAACGTTTTGGCTGAAGTGGGAATGCCGTGTGCCGGGACCTGAAGGGCCCGCGGGAGGGGAGCTCCGGCAACATGCCCACGCAGCCCTGGTACACGCTCCTCTCCATCCTTGGTCCAGCGCCGGTAGCCATGGAAACGGGCTAAGAGCAGAGGAGATGAGAGactggcaggctgcagctgctcagggctgtCCCCATGGCCCCGCATGCTCCGGGATCCAAACCGGGGttcccagccccatcctgcctGTGGGCATCCCTCACCCTGCCCGCCGTGGTAcctggtgggggggtggggccGTCCTCGCTGGCCGCGAGGGTCCCCACGCGCTCTCGCTCTCCGCAGGCGAGCACGCTTCAAGCGCTCCAACAGCGTGACGGCGGGCGTGCAGGCGGACCTGGAGCTGGAGGGCTTCACCGGCCTGGCCGTGGCCACCGAGGACAAAGCCCTGCAGTTCGGGCGGCCCTTCCAGCGGCACTCCTCGGAGCCCGAGTCCGGCCGGCAGTACGCGGTGTACAAGACGGTGCACACGCAGGGGCAGTGGGCGTACCGGGAGGATTACCAGCTGCAGTATGACACGGTGGAGGTGCCCCGGCGGGATGCCTGGATGGAGCGGGGCTCCCGCAGCCTCCCTGACTCCGGCCGTGCCTCCCCCTGCCACCGCGATGGGGAATGGTTCATCAAACTGCTGCAGGCGGAGGTGGAGAAGATGGAGGGCTGGTGCCAGCAGATGGAGAGGGAGGCTGAGGACTACGACCTGCCGGAGGAGAGTGAGTCAGGGGGGTTTGCACGGGTGGGAGGGACGGGgtgctcctgcagagctggtgggggCACAGCCACGGTCCTGCAGTGCCCTGACCATGGAGCATCTCCCCTGCCAAGGCTAAAGGGGTTGGGTGGGAGCAAGAAACACTGGGAAACCCTCAGGGACTAGTGAGGtctggaggagggaggagatgcCACCTGGGTTGGGGGAAGGTCCAAGCTGCCCCTGAGGGGGTGCAGGTCCCCACTGTGCAGGGGAGAGGCTCCGTGTCCTGCGGGAGTGTTAACTGtctgctctcctcctgccagTCCTGGAGAAGATCCGGAGTGCCGTGGGCAGCGCCCAGCTCCTCATGTCCCAGAAGGTGCAGCAGTTTTACCGCCTCTGCCAGCAGAATATGGTGAGTGCCAGGCAGCGGTGCCGTGCGGTCGACCATGGTGGGTGGGGGGTCTCATACCCTTAGCCAGTGGAAAAGGGACTTTGTAACATCGTGGGGCAGAGCTGGACATAGAACCCCCCCAGCAGTGTGGGGGTGGGATGGCTGCATGGCCAGCAGAACTGATGTCCCGCAGGCAGACGTGGATGACGCCGtgtccctctgtccccacaGGATCCCAACGCGTTCCCCGTGCCCACCTTCCAAGACCTGGCCGGCTTCTGGGacctcctgcagctctccaTTGAGGATGTCAGCATGAAGTTCgcagagctccagcagctcaAGGCCAATGGGTGGAAGATCGTGGAGCCCAAGGTATGCCACTGGCACTTGTCCCCTGCgacctctccctccctcctcctccccaagcACATCTGCACCCAAACCGCCGCTGCTGGGCTGTTTCCAGTGACTGGTTTTAGCAAACACTTGAAAAACAGAGCTGGGAATAAATGAAGCTAAAGAAGGGGCCGCTCCCCCGCTGCGGTCTCGCAGGGGGGTCACTGGGCGTtccagggcagtgctgcccGCAAGGGGCCGGGCAGGGTCTCGGCACGGGCAGAGGCAGCGTGTCCATGGGCACCTTCACACCGTGTGGATGGAGGAAGGGGCGTGCAGCCCAGCCTCACAACTCCCCACGGTGCAGGAGGGTCCACGGGGCCACCTCACCCTGGCTTTGGCACCCACGGCAGCGCCGTGCGTGGAGGCGCGTGTGTCCGTCACGCCTGCTGGCTGTGCCAAGCCCACCAGGACGCCCGTTCTGTGGAGGTCCCTGCTCTGCGCCTACCCTGAAGCCCCTGTTGTCTGtgcaggaggagaagaaggTGCCTCCCCCGATACCAAAGAAGCCGCCGCGCTCCAAGGTGCACCCAGTGAAGGAGCGCTCGCTGGACTCGGTGGACCGGCAGCGGCAGGAGGCCCGCAAGCGGCTCCTGGCAGCCAAGCGAGCTGCCTCCTTCCGCCAGAGCTCGGCCACCGAGAGCGCGGACAGCATCGAGATCTACATCCCCGAGGCACAGACCCGGCTGTGACCGCAGCCTCCGCTTTTCTACCCGGACTGGACGGCGTGGCCGTAGCTCACTGTGATGGGGAGCCGCGGGGACACCCTGGGGCAGCTCTTGGCCCCACTCACAGCTTCTCTCTTTTCTATCTTAGACCTTTCGTGGATCCGACGGCGGGTGATCGCAAGCCCGGTTCTGCCCCGTCCCGTTGCCCCCTGCCCGCATGCCCCTGCCAGCCTCTCCCGGGGTCCGGGgctctcccttcctctgccctccctggggctgTGTCCCAGCTCTCcgtccccttcccaccccaccagcctTTCTGCACCACTCCCCCCCCGCCTGCATCCCAACCACATGAGAGGTGATGctcagcccccggccccgctgggctggagcagagggggctgcaggcaggccCCCCCTCACCTCTCCGTACTCAGTGCAATCCCCCAGCGCGTGGTGGGGACGGgccctccagcccctgcccacctggagcccccccagccccgctccccagccctgccggcaCGAGGCTTTGGGACGTGGAGGGGACAAAGGGCTCCCCAGCAGCGCTGCCCGCGCCTGCCCCCGGCTCGGGTGCCACAGGGGACCCAGGGCTCCTTCCcctatatacatatataaatataaccTGAGGAATAAACCAGAAACGACACGTGACCGGCGCTGTGTTCTGGCTGGTGGGGCAGACCAGAGCAGCAggacccccccacacccccggTCACAGCTTCCCTCGCACGGAGCATCACGACGCTTCTTCCTATCCTGCTCAGCCCTCCTCCACCATCAGTCCATCCCTCCGTTTATCCATCCCACCAGCCCGGAGACTGGGAGCGCCTCTGCGGTGTGGCACTAGCTGGGGACAGGGGGTACTGTGTCCCCCTCGTGCCTCACCACCCGTGGGAGCCCTGTCCCCCATGGGTGGGCAATGCAGTGGGGGTGGCGGTGGGGACACCTGCCCGCAGCCCCTTTGGGCCCGTGGTGGCTCTGCACTGGTGCCAGCAGGTGGGACCGGAGCATGGAcatggccagcagctgccccttGAGTGGGGGGCTACCAGAGGTCACCCCAGGGGGGTCACCCCATCTTCCTGTGCCTCCAGGATAGGGCACCCCAGGGTGGGGCTGTCGTGTGCCTGGTGCCCCacggctgctgctcccagctcccttgTCCCTGCACCCCGTCctgggagcagggtgggggggtccccaaaggtcccttccagggcagagcagtgtggcggggcaggaggctgcatctgccttgtccctgtccccatcccaggtCTCTCTCGGAGCATCCTGTCCCCCCCAGTGCCCCTTTTGGGGAGGACCCCATCCCCGTCCCTCACCCCACCGTGCCAGCAGCCCCACGCAGCATCACCAGCCGCCCCCCAGGCAGGGccggtgggtgctggggagcccctGAAATCCGGGGCCAAACCTTGCCCAGGACCCTCGGGCAGAGCGGTGGGATCAGAAGCAACTTGGGGGGGCCCAGCTTGcacacactccccccccccccccctccatgcAGCaggggggggccggggccgagcAGGGGGGCACCTCGCTGGGGGTCCCTCGCTCCAGGGGGTCCGTCGGTGCTAAACACCTCCGGGATGGCAGTGCCCGCTCAGCCACCCGAAgccccttccccccctgccgcgccccccccccccccagcctcccggAGTTAGAGATGTGCCTGGGAagggcccccagcccccaccccggCCAGCGCCGTGCAGTGACCGTGACACGTGGCTCCCTTTTTATTGTAACGAACCGCCGCAATTAATAAAGGTGACTTTGGTTACTCCGGGCCAGTGGCCACCTCCCCGTGGGGACGCGGCTGGCACCGGGCTCGCCTTTGCCCCGACTGCCGCCCCTTCGTGTCCGTGGGGCgggagggtgggagaggggtctgtggggtgggagaggggtgTCC
Proteins encoded:
- the DLGAP3 gene encoding disks large-associated protein 3 isoform X2; the encoded protein is MKGYHGERSQAQPSSGHRCRCIPEDCEHPADYVQHGPEGRPPYLLSPSEPCSLEHPYCPARSPGTASECPGGPLSEPPSASASSTFPRMHHAQQPYDSCDECMATAHPASKINRLPPTLLDQFEKQLPLHHDGFHTLQYPRAGGAEPRSESPSRIRHLVHSVQKLFAKSHSLEAPAKRDYNGAKMDGRGDGYHHHHHHHHHHHHHQSRHGKRSKSKDRKVDSRHRSKMMGWWSSDDNLDSDSSYMVSSRHAADQGTQYCVDAPESAFRDLTLKSLKGGGEGKCLACAGMSMSLDGQTLKRSAWHTMTVSQAREAYPSASGTEKTLMLQEAKPKDRAYQYLQVPQDEWSGYPAVGKDGEIPCRRMRSGSYIKAMGDEDSADSDASAKVSPRAATRRDSYRRSSSADQARTNCCTPPRMLPRGQGYGRSFTTGQINDELNHQFEAVCESVFGEVESQAVEALDLPGCFRMRSHSYLRAIQAGCSQDDDCLSLFSMSAPAGPPITSSILKPSTSFSYRKAPPPIPPGTKAKPLISVTAQSSTESTHESYLPSEVTRSSAWSKDAATRCNSAESLESSKVTSVALDLPPVQPRTAPKPSTLIIKAIPGREELRSLARQRKWRPSIGVQVEAISDSDTESRSQREFHSIGVQVEEDKRRARFKRSNSVTAGVQADLELEGFTGLAVATEDKALQFGRPFQRHSSEPESGRQYAVYKTVHTQGQWAYREDYQLQYDTVEVPRRDAWMERGSRSLPDSGRASPCHRDGEWFIKLLQAEVEKMEGWCQQMEREAEDYDLPEEILEKIRSAVGSAQLLMSQKVQQFYRLCQQNMDPNAFPVPTFQDLAGFWDLLQLSIEDVSMKFAELQQLKANGWKIVEPKEEKKVPPPIPKKPPRSKVHPVKERSLDSVDRQRQEARKRLLAAKRAASFRQSSATESADSIEIYIPEAQTRL
- the DLGAP3 gene encoding disks large-associated protein 3 isoform X1: MKGYHGERSQAQPSSGHRCRCIPEDCEHPADYVQHGPEGRPPYLLSPSEPCSLEHPYCPARSPGTASECPGGPLSEPPSASASSTFPRMHHAQQPYDSCDECMATAHPASKINRLPPTLLDQFEKQLPLHHDGFHTLQYPRAGGAEPRSESPSRIRHLVHSVQKLFAKSHSLEAPAKRDYNGAKMDGRGDGYHHHHHHHHHHHHHQSRHGKRSKSKDRKVDSRHRSKMMGWWSSDDNLDSDSSYMVSSRHAADQGTQYCVDAPESAFRDLTLKSLKGGGEGKCLACAGMSMSLDGQTLKRSAWHTMTVSQAREAYPSASGTEKTLMLQEAKPKDRAYQYLQVPQDEWSGYPAVGKDGEIPCRRMRSGSYIKAMGDEDSADSDASAKVSPRAATRRDSYRRSSSADQARTKFASRHYSDSYICNCPSCCTPPRMLPRGQGYGRSFTTGQINDELNHQFEAVCESVFGEVESQAVEALDLPGCFRMRSHSYLRAIQAGCSQDDDCLSLFSMSAPAGPPITSSILKPSTSFSYRKAPPPIPPGTKAKPLISVTAQSSTESTHESYLPSEVTRSSAWSKDAATRCNSAESLESSKVTSVALDLPPVQPRTAPKPSTLIIKAIPGREELRSLARQRKWRPSIGVQVEAISDSDTESRSQREFHSIGVQVEEDKRRARFKRSNSVTAGVQADLELEGFTGLAVATEDKALQFGRPFQRHSSEPESGRQYAVYKTVHTQGQWAYREDYQLQYDTVEVPRRDAWMERGSRSLPDSGRASPCHRDGEWFIKLLQAEVEKMEGWCQQMEREAEDYDLPEEILEKIRSAVGSAQLLMSQKVQQFYRLCQQNMDPNAFPVPTFQDLAGFWDLLQLSIEDVSMKFAELQQLKANGWKIVEPKEEKKVPPPIPKKPPRSKVHPVKERSLDSVDRQRQEARKRLLAAKRAASFRQSSATESADSIEIYIPEAQTRL